The proteins below are encoded in one region of Chloroflexota bacterium:
- a CDS encoding ATP-binding cassette domain-containing protein produces MPDGAESGVTSRAEPQPAIVTEGLYKSFGAVKALDGVALVVQPGTVMALLGPNGAGKTTVIRILATLMRPDSGRAEVLGHDVLREAVVVRSLIGLTGQYAAVDENLTGRENLEMVGRLYHLGGSEARKRAGELLESLDLAEAADRGVKTYSGGMRRRLDLAASLVARPPVLFLDEPTTGLDPRSRIGLWDTIAGLVKGGTTVLLTTQYLEEADRLANHIAVIDHGRIIEQGTPEYLKECCGGDVLLQLRLSDRSQTALGAEILATFGDGKIRADAETGQLELPVEKGTTILPEVIRRLDARGVAIYDIALRRPTLDDVFLSLTGRTAEASSEEGTAVKKGRKSRSERRKP; encoded by the coding sequence ATGCCTGACGGTGCCGAATCTGGGGTAACCTCCCGGGCCGAACCACAACCGGCTATTGTGACAGAGGGTTTGTACAAGTCATTCGGGGCCGTGAAGGCTTTGGATGGTGTTGCCCTGGTGGTGCAGCCTGGTACCGTTATGGCGCTTCTGGGCCCCAATGGAGCAGGCAAGACCACGGTTATACGTATCCTGGCCACATTGATGCGGCCGGACTCCGGGCGGGCCGAGGTTCTGGGGCACGATGTGCTGCGTGAGGCGGTAGTAGTGCGCTCTCTCATTGGATTGACCGGCCAATATGCTGCTGTTGACGAAAACCTCACTGGTCGGGAGAACCTGGAAATGGTAGGTCGACTCTACCATCTTGGCGGGTCGGAGGCCCGAAAGAGGGCCGGCGAGTTGCTGGAGAGCCTTGATCTCGCCGAGGCTGCCGACCGTGGAGTGAAGACATACTCTGGAGGGATGCGACGCCGCCTCGACCTGGCGGCCAGCCTGGTAGCACGCCCGCCGGTGTTATTTCTGGATGAGCCAACTACCGGCCTTGATCCAAGGAGCCGTATTGGCTTGTGGGATACCATCGCCGGTTTGGTCAAAGGAGGCACAACAGTGCTATTGACCACTCAGTACCTGGAGGAGGCAGACCGTCTGGCTAACCACATCGCAGTGATCGATCACGGACGCATCATCGAGCAGGGTACCCCGGAGTATCTGAAGGAATGCTGCGGTGGCGATGTTCTGCTGCAACTGCGTCTGTCAGACCGCAGTCAGACGGCGCTTGGTGCGGAGATACTGGCAACATTCGGTGATGGCAAGATCCGGGCGGATGCAGAAACGGGTCAACTGGAACTGCCTGTGGAAAAGGGAACCACGATCCTGCCGGAGGTGATACGCCGTCTGGATGCCCGCGGGGTTGCTATTTATGACATTGCACTCAGGCGGCCTACCCTGGACGATGTCTTCCTGTCGCTGACGGGTCGCACCGCGGAGGCTTCGTCTGAAGAAGGTACTGCAGTGAAGAAGGGCAGAAAATCCCGCTCTGAAAGGAGGAAGCCATGA
- a CDS encoding ABC transporter permease encodes MMGARAATRSSEFRWIIPDTLVITWRSVLRFVRLPQLLVFSTIQPVMLLLLFNYVFGGAINAGGVKYIQYLLPGFLVQIVVFGSTQASVGLAEDLSRGIIDRFRSLPMARAAVLAGRTLADTLRYTFLVLLMVAVGSAMGFRFHNGIGPAIAAPLLAVLFGFAFTWISAFIGMTVKDVETAQVAGFVWVFPIVFASSMFAPVDSMPGWLQAFAKVNPVTPTTDTIRALCSGGEIMSHLWQSLAWIGGILVVFVTLAISRYRRIA; translated from the coding sequence ATGATGGGTGCCAGGGCTGCGACGCGATCTTCTGAGTTCAGGTGGATAATACCGGACACGCTGGTGATAACCTGGCGAAGTGTGCTGCGTTTTGTTCGTCTTCCTCAGTTGCTGGTCTTCTCCACCATCCAGCCGGTGATGCTGCTGTTGCTGTTCAACTATGTCTTCGGAGGTGCTATTAACGCCGGCGGGGTCAAGTATATTCAATATCTGTTGCCGGGGTTTCTGGTCCAGATAGTGGTCTTTGGGTCCACACAGGCCAGCGTCGGCCTGGCCGAGGACCTCTCGCGGGGCATTATCGACCGGTTCCGTTCGCTGCCAATGGCGCGGGCCGCTGTGCTTGCCGGCCGCACCCTGGCTGATACCCTGCGATACACCTTCCTGGTTCTGCTTATGGTCGCAGTGGGCTCTGCCATGGGGTTCAGATTCCATAATGGAATAGGCCCCGCTATCGCCGCCCCATTGCTGGCTGTCCTGTTCGGCTTTGCCTTCACGTGGATTTCGGCCTTCATTGGCATGACGGTGAAGGATGTGGAGACAGCGCAGGTTGCAGGATTTGTCTGGGTCTTCCCTATCGTTTTTGCCAGCTCCATGTTTGCGCCGGTGGATTCGATGCCCGGCTGGCTGCAGGCCTTTGCCAAGGTGAATCCGGTAACACCAACAACTGATACAATCCGGGCGCTCTGCTCGGGTGGCGAGATAATGTCCCACCTGTGGCAGTCGCTGGCCTGGATAGGCGGGATCCTGGTGGTCTTTGTGACTCTGGCCATCAGCCGCTACCGGCGGATTGCCTAG
- a CDS encoding CDGSH iron-sulfur domain-containing protein, protein GQVNEYVGKDITIVDNTDVCCRDRSCINDLPQVFETCNPDAASSDEIMKTIRKCPSGALTYKIGGEHCRDFGHEPAITVSRNGPLKVVGGIELRDDMNSQPACPEHYTLCRCGGSKNKPFCDGSHLDNGFKDE, encoded by the coding sequence GCGGCCAGGTAAATGAGTACGTGGGCAAGGACATCACTATAGTGGACAATACCGACGTCTGCTGCCGTGACAGGTCATGCATAAACGACCTTCCTCAGGTTTTCGAGACCTGTAATCCCGACGCTGCCAGCTCTGATGAGATCATGAAGACGATCAGGAAATGCCCTTCCGGAGCCTTGACTTATAAGATCGGGGGCGAACATTGCCGAGACTTCGGACATGAGCCTGCCATAACGGTCAGCAGGAACGGCCCCCTTAAAGTTGTCGGCGGCATTGAACTTCGGGATGATATGAACTCACAACCGGCGTGTCCGGAACACTACACGCTGTGTCGGTGTGGTGGTTCTAAGAACAAGCCCTTCTGTGACGGATCGCACCTCGACAACGGTTTCAAGGACGAATGA